The proteins below are encoded in one region of Terriglobales bacterium:
- a CDS encoding aspartate:alanine exchanger family transporter has protein sequence MVHALVEYPVLTLFVVIGLGYLVGEINFFGFRFGVAGVLFMGLAVGALHPNVALPEIVSTLGLIIFVYAVGIHSGPAFFAAFRKQGYRDTMFALGLVIFGAVLTLTVSLSLHLGGARTAGLFTGAMTNTPALAAARERAREQARASGASETEVRALGDEPVVAYSIAYPLGVILVLIGFNLARRLWRVEFGPAEEAPEILVRDFVVCNPGVIGQKVEEVLRVHGELGFVVSRIRHNGSTGLVTSETLLADQDIVAVVGDEEALQRARHIFGEPTNTHIEADRSELDFRRVFVSSAAVVGKRIRDLDLANRLHATITRLRRGDADVVATPDTRLWFGDRVRVLTRRENFAAVSGFFGDSIRGTAETDFGSVAIGMVLGALVGMLPIPLPGGAKVSLGFAGGPLLVALVLGAVERTGRISWNIPVSANLTLRQIGLLLFLAGVGTKAGYAFLQTMRTNGLQMLVAGAFVTAFTTLAGLIVGYKVLRIRFDTLMGMVSGVQTQPACLAFATTTANNEAPNVGYASVYPVAMIAKIILVQVLLSWAG, from the coding sequence GTGGTCCACGCGCTCGTCGAGTATCCCGTCCTGACTTTGTTCGTGGTCATTGGCCTGGGATACCTGGTCGGCGAGATCAACTTCTTCGGCTTCCGCTTCGGTGTGGCCGGGGTCCTGTTCATGGGGCTGGCCGTGGGCGCGCTGCACCCCAACGTCGCCCTGCCCGAGATCGTCTCCACCCTGGGGCTCATCATCTTCGTGTACGCCGTCGGCATCCACAGCGGCCCGGCATTCTTCGCCGCCTTCCGCAAGCAGGGATACCGCGACACGATGTTCGCGCTCGGCCTGGTGATCTTCGGTGCAGTGCTCACGCTGACGGTTTCTCTTTCCCTCCATCTCGGGGGGGCGCGCACCGCCGGCCTGTTCACCGGGGCCATGACCAACACGCCTGCGCTGGCCGCCGCCCGGGAGCGCGCCCGCGAGCAAGCCCGCGCCTCCGGAGCGTCCGAAACCGAGGTGCGAGCGCTCGGCGACGAGCCCGTCGTCGCTTACTCCATCGCCTATCCGCTGGGAGTGATCCTGGTGCTGATCGGATTCAACCTGGCCCGCCGGCTGTGGCGGGTGGAGTTCGGGCCGGCGGAAGAAGCGCCCGAGATCCTAGTGCGCGATTTCGTGGTCTGTAATCCGGGCGTGATCGGCCAGAAGGTGGAAGAGGTCCTGCGGGTGCACGGCGAGCTCGGGTTCGTGGTCAGCCGCATCCGCCACAACGGCAGCACCGGCCTGGTCACCTCGGAGACCTTGCTCGCCGACCAGGACATCGTGGCTGTCGTCGGCGACGAGGAGGCGTTGCAGCGCGCCCGTCACATCTTCGGGGAGCCCACCAACACCCACATCGAAGCCGACCGCTCGGAGCTCGACTTCCGCCGCGTGTTCGTCTCCAGCGCCGCGGTGGTGGGCAAGCGCATCCGCGATCTCGACCTGGCCAACCGGCTGCACGCCACCATCACCCGCCTGCGCCGCGGCGATGCCGACGTGGTGGCCACCCCCGACACCCGCTTGTGGTTCGGCGACCGCGTCCGCGTGCTCACCCGCCGGGAGAACTTCGCCGCTGTGTCTGGATTCTTCGGCGACTCCATCCGCGGCACTGCGGAAACCGATTTCGGCTCGGTCGCCATCGGCATGGTGCTGGGGGCCCTGGTGGGCATGCTGCCCATCCCACTGCCCGGCGGGGCCAAGGTAAGTCTCGGATTCGCCGGTGGGCCGCTGCTGGTCGCGCTGGTGCTCGGCGCCGTCGAGCGCACCGGCCGCATCTCCTGGAATATTCCCGTCAGCGCCAACCTCACCCTCCGCCAGATCGGCCTGCTCCTCTTCCTGGCCGGCGTGGGCACCAAGGCCGGATACGCCTTCCTGCAGACCATGCGCACCAATGGCCTGCAGATGCTGGTGGCGGGCGCGTTCGTCACCGCGTTCACGACCCTCGCCGGCTTGATCGTCGGCTACAAGGTCCTGAGGATCCGCTTCGACACGCTGATGGGGATGGTGTCGGGCGTCCAGACCCAGCCCGCTTGCCTGGCCTTCGCCACCACCACGGCCAACAACGAAGCGCCGAATGTCGGCTACGCCAGCGTGTACCCGGTGGCGATGATCGCCAAGATCATCCTCGTCCAGGTACTGCTCAGTTGGGCGGGGTAG
- a CDS encoding carbohydrate ABC transporter permease: MAAPPIGETFLKRLLVYHLPLFAFVLFALFPFYWMFVTSIKSTRETYNRQANPYIPVTCVATVGDQVRSLQFDGAAVMDNCFYHWRVLLRDTLFIRWLENTLFVAVVSTFISLFAGITAGYALARLKFRGADTLGVLIFITYLVPPTLLFIPLSDFIGDPPVFHISLLNSPWALIVAYPTFLVPFCTWLLTGYFRTIPPELEEQAMVDGATRIQAMVKVILPLALPGLLSAGMFAFTLSANEFLYALIFIYDASNKTVPVGVVSELIKGDVFYWGELMSGALLGSVPVALIYSFFVEHYVAGMTGAVKG, translated from the coding sequence ATGGCCGCTCCTCCCATCGGCGAGACCTTCCTCAAGCGGCTGCTGGTCTACCATCTGCCGCTCTTTGCCTTCGTTCTCTTCGCCCTGTTCCCCTTCTATTGGATGTTCGTCACCTCGATCAAATCGACCCGCGAGACCTACAACCGGCAGGCCAACCCGTACATCCCGGTCACCTGCGTGGCGACCGTCGGCGACCAGGTGCGTTCGCTCCAGTTCGACGGAGCGGCGGTCATGGACAACTGCTTCTACCACTGGCGCGTCCTGCTGCGCGACACCCTTTTCATCCGCTGGCTGGAGAACACGCTGTTCGTGGCGGTGGTTTCGACCTTCATCTCGCTGTTTGCGGGGATCACTGCGGGCTATGCCCTGGCGCGGCTCAAGTTCCGAGGCGCGGACACTCTCGGCGTCCTCATCTTCATCACTTACCTGGTGCCGCCTACGCTCCTGTTCATCCCGCTCTCGGACTTCATCGGCGACCCCCCCGTGTTCCACATCAGCCTGCTCAACTCGCCCTGGGCGCTGATCGTGGCATATCCCACCTTCCTGGTGCCCTTCTGCACCTGGCTGCTCACCGGCTACTTCCGGACCATCCCCCCGGAGCTGGAAGAACAGGCGATGGTGGACGGCGCAACCCGCATCCAGGCGATGGTCAAGGTCATTCTTCCCCTGGCCCTGCCCGGACTGCTCTCGGCGGGAATGTTCGCCTTCACGCTCTCGGCGAATGAATTCCTCTACGCCCTCATCTTCATTTACGATGCCTCCAACAAGACGGTGCCGGTCGGCGTGGTCAGTGAGTTGATCAAAGGCGATGTCTTTTACTGGGGCGAGCTGATGTCGGGCGCCTTGCTGGGCTCGGTCCCCGTGGCCCTGATCTACTCGTTCTTCGTCGAGCACTACGTGGCGGGGATGACCGGCGCGGTCAAAGGTTGA
- the pstA gene encoding phosphate ABC transporter permease PstA — protein MSKGSLRHWRRQIVDGFFTVSAVGTVVVVMVPLLAIFGYLVAKGIGSLNWAFLTQTPRPVGEGGGGMANSIAGTAMILGIASLIGVPLGIGAGVYVAEYGQNRFGNLLRFTADVLNGVPSIVIGIVVYGLVVVPQKHFSAFAGGVALGIMMIPTISRSTEEVLAMVPNTVREAAYGLGVARWRTTLSVALRTASAGVITGVMLAFARVAGETAPLLFTAFGNQFWNLKPNQPTAALSLQVFTFAISPFDEWHRQAWAGALVLIALIVISVAAVRYVASRGILKGAH, from the coding sequence ATGTCTAAAGGCTCTCTGCGCCATTGGCGACGCCAGATCGTCGACGGATTCTTCACTGTTTCCGCGGTCGGCACCGTGGTCGTGGTCATGGTGCCGCTGCTGGCGATCTTCGGTTATCTCGTGGCCAAAGGGATCGGCTCGCTGAATTGGGCGTTCCTCACCCAAACCCCAAGACCGGTGGGCGAAGGCGGGGGCGGCATGGCCAACTCCATCGCCGGTACCGCGATGATCCTCGGCATCGCCTCGCTGATCGGAGTGCCGCTCGGCATCGGCGCTGGGGTTTACGTCGCCGAGTACGGCCAGAATCGCTTCGGCAATCTGCTGCGCTTTACCGCCGACGTGCTCAACGGGGTGCCCTCCATCGTCATCGGGATCGTGGTGTACGGCTTGGTGGTCGTCCCCCAGAAGCACTTCTCCGCCTTCGCCGGGGGTGTGGCCCTGGGGATCATGATGATTCCGACCATCTCGCGCTCCACCGAAGAAGTGCTGGCCATGGTCCCCAATACCGTCCGGGAGGCGGCGTACGGATTGGGGGTCGCGCGCTGGCGGACAACGCTGTCGGTCGCCCTGCGCACGGCGTCGGCGGGCGTGATCACCGGGGTGATGCTGGCGTTTGCGCGGGTGGCGGGAGAGACGGCGCCCCTGCTGTTCACCGCCTTCGGCAACCAGTTCTGGAACCTGAAGCCCAATCAACCGACGGCAGCCCTGTCGCTGCAAGTCTTTACCTTCGCCATCTCGCCATTCGACGAATGGCACCGGCAGGCTTGGGCAGGAGCGCTGGTGCTGATCGCCCTGATCGTGATCAGCGTTGCGGCGGTACGCTATGTGGCCAGCCGGGGCATTCTGAAAGGGGCTCACTGA
- a CDS encoding AAA family ATPase: protein MLKKITLLRDRVDDWKQYPFTVPVIARITELTIRSRVCFFAGENGTGKSTLLEAIAAHYGFGRESGNRNFQTDSTESNHAIDSLVKALRLSFDRRTGAGFFLRAESFFNTVSYMDELDKEPSAFAPPISTYYGGRSLHERSHGETFFTLLELKFRRNGLFLLDEPEAALSPQRQLAFLVMLHDVLPKYRDAQFIISTHSPVLLGYPEAQIFSFDDEEIREIQYEETAPMQIVRRFVNDRDGFLEELFKDTPSLFDKETD from the coding sequence GTGCTGAAGAAAATCACCCTATTGCGCGACCGCGTCGACGATTGGAAGCAATATCCGTTTACCGTCCCGGTCATCGCCCGCATCACTGAGCTGACGATTCGCTCGCGGGTCTGCTTCTTCGCCGGAGAGAATGGCACGGGAAAGTCCACCCTGCTGGAAGCCATTGCGGCTCATTACGGGTTCGGTCGAGAGAGTGGCAATCGAAACTTCCAGACTGACAGCACGGAGAGTAATCACGCGATCGATTCGCTGGTAAAGGCCCTGCGCTTGTCATTCGATCGCCGGACGGGCGCCGGCTTTTTCCTGCGGGCGGAGAGTTTCTTCAACACGGTTTCTTACATGGATGAATTGGATAAGGAACCCAGTGCCTTCGCCCCTCCGATCAGCACCTACTATGGCGGACGCAGCCTCCATGAACGTTCCCATGGGGAGACCTTCTTTACTCTTCTCGAACTCAAGTTCCGGCGGAACGGGCTGTTCCTGCTCGATGAGCCAGAAGCAGCATTGTCACCGCAGCGTCAACTCGCTTTTCTGGTCATGCTCCACGACGTGCTCCCGAAATACAGGGACGCGCAATTCATCATCTCCACCCACTCCCCGGTCCTACTCGGCTATCCAGAGGCGCAAATCTTCTCCTTCGATGATGAGGAGATCCGTGAGATCCAGTACGAAGAGACCGCTCCGATGCAGATCGTTCGACGCTTCGTGAATGACCGCGATGGCTTCCTCGAAGAGCTTTTCAAAGACACGCCTTCCCTGTTCGACAAAGAGACCGATTGA
- a CDS encoding STAS domain-containing protein, with amino-acid sequence MGLTVDSRLVGNVAVVYCTGRLDLGEGLENLAEYVRAAFQAGNPVLLHLGGVEAIDAAGLGVLAELAAHASQSNGGLRLCNVPKYVAEVVTLTHLAEVLECYPTEKDGLASYLGIAAFWRAS; translated from the coding sequence ATGGGCCTGACCGTCGATTCTCGCTTAGTGGGCAACGTGGCGGTGGTGTACTGCACGGGGCGGCTCGATCTCGGGGAAGGATTGGAAAACCTGGCCGAGTACGTGAGAGCGGCCTTTCAGGCCGGGAATCCCGTGCTCCTGCACCTGGGCGGAGTCGAGGCTATCGACGCGGCCGGGCTGGGCGTCCTGGCGGAGCTGGCGGCCCACGCGTCGCAATCGAATGGTGGATTACGCCTGTGCAACGTGCCCAAATACGTTGCCGAAGTGGTTACTTTGACCCATCTGGCCGAGGTGCTCGAGTGCTATCCGACAGAGAAGGACGGCTTGGCCTCGTACCTGGGGATCGCCGCCTTCTGGCGCGCGTCGTAG
- the pstC gene encoding phosphate ABC transporter permease subunit PstC, translating to MKLAPIPAPRPKVVAAGAEARRVSLVPLKASRFADKGFLLLVLACGLSLLAIVGLIIFELIQKSQLSIHQFGWFKFFTGTNWDPVAGEFGALPFIYGTITSSLLALAIAVPLSIGVAVFTTEMCPIPLRGPISFLTELLAAIPSVVYGLWAIFVLAPLLRNYVQPFLATYFGWTSLFSGPPFGIGMLAAGVILAVMVIPIISSLTREVLVAVPQHQREAALALGATRWEMIRMSVLRNARVGIVGAIILGLGRALGETMAVTMVIGNRPEISKSLFAPGYTMASVIANEFSEATDDLYLSALVHIALALFLVTIVVNIVARLLVWTVTRGAPPRVHV from the coding sequence ATGAAACTAGCGCCGATCCCCGCTCCCAGGCCGAAGGTAGTGGCCGCGGGGGCAGAGGCACGCCGGGTGTCGCTGGTCCCGCTCAAGGCCAGCCGCTTTGCCGACAAGGGCTTCCTATTGCTGGTGCTGGCCTGTGGTCTGTCCCTGCTGGCCATCGTCGGCCTGATCATCTTCGAACTCATTCAGAAGTCGCAGTTGTCGATCCACCAATTCGGGTGGTTCAAGTTCTTCACGGGCACAAACTGGGATCCCGTGGCCGGCGAATTCGGAGCGCTGCCGTTCATCTACGGCACCATCACTTCGTCGCTGCTCGCCCTCGCCATCGCCGTCCCGTTGTCGATCGGGGTGGCGGTGTTCACGACCGAGATGTGCCCCATTCCGCTGCGGGGGCCGATCTCGTTCCTGACTGAGCTGCTGGCGGCGATTCCCAGCGTGGTGTACGGCCTGTGGGCGATCTTCGTTCTCGCCCCCCTGCTCCGCAACTACGTCCAGCCGTTCCTGGCGACCTATTTCGGATGGACCAGCCTGTTCAGCGGCCCCCCCTTCGGAATCGGCATGCTGGCCGCCGGAGTCATCCTGGCTGTCATGGTCATTCCCATCATCTCTTCGCTCACCCGCGAGGTGCTGGTGGCGGTGCCACAGCATCAGCGGGAGGCCGCTCTGGCCCTGGGGGCCACCCGCTGGGAGATGATCCGTATGTCGGTCCTGCGCAACGCGCGGGTCGGCATCGTGGGTGCTATCATCCTGGGCCTGGGCCGCGCCCTGGGGGAGACCATGGCGGTCACCATGGTGATCGGCAACCGCCCTGAGATCTCCAAGTCGTTGTTTGCGCCCGGCTATACCATGGCCAGCGTCATCGCCAATGAGTTCAGCGAAGCGACCGATGACCTGTACCTGAGCGCGCTGGTGCACATCGCGCTGGCGCTTTTCCTGGTGACCATCGTGGTCAACATCGTGGCCCGTCTGCTGGTGTGGACGGTGACGCGCGGCGCTCCTCCGAGGGTCCATGTCTAA
- a CDS encoding PhoU domain-containing protein, which produces MASPRQNHQILDTEHAALVAMTLRACQLAKAAVANAADGLARRTAAPFRAVADAERELDRLDRELDERITLAVSQVPAEGARELLACMKVMIDLERIGDLVSSVVSRAEAIGERLEMDDVNDLIRMCTVLEKMLADAYEAFSRRDVDCAVSVLRTDAELDRLRNMLHIRHVERPDGAGGSEGVQVLFMAQALERAGDHAKNMAEEVCHFVTGHTVRHVLRMHGKSAEQMFLEHLRKAQHSAQ; this is translated from the coding sequence GTGGCCAGTCCAAGACAGAATCACCAGATCCTTGATACCGAGCACGCCGCGCTGGTCGCCATGACCCTGCGCGCCTGCCAGCTAGCCAAGGCGGCGGTGGCCAATGCCGCCGACGGCCTGGCCCGGCGCACTGCGGCGCCCTTCCGCGCCGTCGCTGACGCCGAACGGGAACTCGACCGCCTGGACCGTGAACTGGACGAGCGCATCACCCTGGCGGTGAGTCAGGTTCCGGCCGAAGGCGCGCGCGAACTCCTGGCCTGCATGAAGGTCATGATCGACCTGGAACGCATCGGGGACCTGGTGAGCAGCGTGGTCAGCCGCGCCGAGGCCATCGGCGAGCGCCTGGAGATGGACGACGTCAATGACCTGATCCGCATGTGCACCGTCCTGGAGAAGATGCTGGCGGACGCCTATGAGGCCTTTTCCCGCCGCGATGTGGACTGCGCCGTCTCTGTGCTGCGCACCGATGCCGAACTGGACCGGCTGCGCAACATGCTCCATATCCGCCACGTCGAGCGCCCGGATGGCGCCGGCGGCAGTGAGGGCGTGCAGGTCCTGTTCATGGCCCAGGCCCTGGAGCGCGCCGGCGACCACGCCAAGAACATGGCCGAGGAGGTCTGCCACTTCGTCACCGGCCACACCGTCCGCCACGTCCTTCGCATGCACGGGAAGAGCGCGGAGCAGATGTTCCTCGAGCATCTGCGCAAGGCCCAGCACAGCGCTCAATAG
- the pstB gene encoding phosphate ABC transporter ATP-binding protein PstB: MGVGIEVAGLNAWFGATQALYDITMSIAANHATAIIGPSGCGKSTFVRCLNRMHETIPGARAAGKVNVGERDIYNGTSAVEVRRRIGMVFQKPNPFPTMSIYDNVAAGLKLNGYSNRRKLDEVVERSLKQAALWEEVKDILKKQSGASLSGGQQQRLCIARALAVEPEVMLMDEPASALDPISTSKIEELIFQLKEQYTIVIVTHNMQQAARVAEFTGFFLMGRLIEFATTEKIFTTPSDKRTEDYITGRFG; encoded by the coding sequence ATGGGTGTCGGCATCGAAGTCGCGGGCCTCAACGCCTGGTTCGGCGCCACCCAGGCGCTGTACGACATCACCATGAGCATCGCCGCCAATCACGCGACGGCGATCATCGGGCCGTCGGGTTGCGGCAAATCCACGTTCGTGCGCTGCCTGAACCGGATGCACGAGACCATCCCGGGCGCGCGGGCCGCAGGCAAGGTCAATGTCGGCGAGCGCGACATCTACAACGGGACCTCGGCGGTCGAGGTGCGGCGTCGCATCGGCATGGTCTTCCAGAAGCCGAACCCGTTTCCCACCATGTCGATCTACGACAATGTCGCCGCCGGACTGAAGCTGAACGGGTATTCCAACCGCCGCAAGCTCGACGAGGTCGTGGAGCGCTCGCTGAAGCAGGCCGCGCTGTGGGAGGAAGTCAAAGACATCCTGAAGAAGCAATCGGGAGCCAGCCTCTCCGGCGGGCAGCAGCAGCGGCTGTGCATCGCGCGCGCCCTGGCGGTCGAGCCGGAGGTGATGCTGATGGATGAGCCGGCTTCCGCCCTCGATCCCATCTCCACCAGCAAGATCGAAGAACTCATCTTCCAGTTGAAGGAGCAATACACCATCGTGATCGTCACCCACAACATGCAGCAGGCGGCACGGGTGGCGGAATTCACCGGCTTCTTCCTCATGGGCCGCCTGATAGAATTCGCCACCACCGAGAAGATCTTTACCACCCCGTCCGACAAGCGGACGGAAGACTACATCACAGGACGGTTCGGCTGA
- the pstS gene encoding phosphate ABC transporter substrate-binding protein PstS — MTRALVCLLCALVVLPAALAQTNLTGAGATFPYPIYSKWFSEYHKAHPDVEINYQSIGSGGGIRQVQAGTVDFGATDGPMSDQQIAESKVKVIHLPTVLGAVVPAYNIPGVKAELKFTPDALAGIYLGRITKWNDKAIAGANPGVSLPDRDIIVIHRSDGSGTTYIWTDYLSKINKDWASGPSKGTSVKWPVGLGGKGNEGVAGLVRQMEGGIGYVELIYALTNNITYGSVKNAGGEFVKASLESTTAAAASIKSMPADFRVSITNPPGKVAYPICSFTWLLVPTTWKDAHKREVFKDFLNWMATDGQNMVQDLHYARLPQDTVAKEQAAIKNIK; from the coding sequence TTGACGCGTGCACTCGTTTGCCTGCTCTGTGCTCTCGTGGTCCTTCCCGCAGCACTCGCCCAAACCAATCTTACCGGCGCCGGCGCCACCTTCCCCTATCCCATCTACAGCAAATGGTTCAGCGAGTATCACAAGGCCCATCCCGATGTGGAGATCAACTACCAATCCATCGGGAGCGGTGGCGGGATCCGCCAGGTGCAGGCCGGAACCGTGGATTTCGGGGCCACCGACGGCCCGATGAGCGACCAGCAGATCGCGGAGAGCAAGGTCAAGGTCATCCACCTGCCGACGGTGCTGGGCGCGGTCGTGCCCGCGTACAACATCCCAGGGGTGAAGGCGGAGCTGAAGTTCACCCCCGACGCCCTGGCCGGGATCTATCTGGGGCGGATCACCAAGTGGAATGACAAGGCGATCGCCGGCGCCAACCCGGGCGTCTCCTTGCCCGACCGGGACATCATCGTCATCCACCGCTCCGACGGCAGCGGGACCACTTACATCTGGACCGACTACCTGTCGAAGATCAATAAGGATTGGGCGAGCGGTCCGAGCAAGGGGACTTCGGTGAAGTGGCCTGTGGGGCTGGGCGGCAAGGGCAACGAGGGCGTGGCCGGCCTGGTGCGGCAAATGGAAGGCGGGATCGGCTACGTCGAGCTGATCTATGCCCTGACCAACAACATCACCTACGGCAGCGTAAAGAATGCCGGCGGGGAATTCGTCAAAGCCAGCCTGGAATCCACCACCGCCGCAGCGGCCAGCATCAAGAGTATGCCGGCGGACTTCCGCGTGAGCATCACCAATCCTCCGGGAAAGGTCGCCTACCCCATCTGCAGCTTTACCTGGCTGCTGGTGCCCACCACCTGGAAGGACGCCCACAAGCGGGAAGTCTTCAAGGACTTCCTCAACTGGATGGCGACCGATGGGCAGAATATGGTCCAGGATCTGCACTACGCGCGGCTGCCGCAGGACACGGTGGCCAAAGAGCAGGCGGCGATCAAGAACATCAAGTAA
- a CDS encoding sugar ABC transporter permease, which translates to MPNGSQPERPKLVPARGKRERMWALLERPDVLGYLLMTPAALIIFLFVAYPFAWGVWMSLTNKQIGMPWSQVQFVGLRNYVDLATKDKVFWTTTFNSFVYTGVATIVKFILGIWLALLLNRMVRFQRFVRAAVLLPWIVPTVLSTIAFLWIFDPDFSVINWTLRQFAVWMGWGPVRGPLWLADPLLALASVTFVNIWRGVPFYAIFFLAGLQTINPELYEAAAIDGASAWQRFWYVTLPGIRPIIVVVLVFSVIVTFSDFQVVYVLTRGGPANSTHLFATYAYQVAMMGTRLGLGAAVSLFMFPVLAVLIILQLLYVRREHA; encoded by the coding sequence ATGCCTAACGGTTCGCAGCCTGAGCGCCCGAAGCTGGTCCCTGCCCGGGGCAAGCGCGAACGCATGTGGGCCCTTCTGGAGCGGCCGGACGTCCTCGGCTACCTGCTGATGACGCCGGCCGCTCTCATCATCTTCCTGTTCGTCGCTTATCCCTTCGCCTGGGGCGTGTGGATGAGCCTGACGAACAAGCAGATCGGGATGCCCTGGTCCCAGGTGCAGTTCGTCGGGCTGAGGAACTACGTGGACCTGGCCACCAAGGACAAGGTCTTCTGGACCACCACTTTCAACAGCTTCGTCTATACCGGGGTCGCGACCATCGTCAAATTCATCCTCGGCATCTGGCTTGCTCTCCTGCTCAACCGGATGGTGCGCTTCCAGCGCTTTGTGCGCGCTGCCGTGCTGCTGCCCTGGATCGTCCCCACCGTGCTCAGCACCATCGCGTTCCTGTGGATCTTCGACCCCGACTTCAGCGTCATCAACTGGACCCTGAGGCAGTTCGCCGTTTGGATGGGTTGGGGGCCGGTGCGAGGGCCGCTGTGGCTGGCGGACCCGTTGCTGGCCCTGGCCTCGGTCACCTTCGTGAATATCTGGCGCGGCGTACCCTTCTACGCCATCTTCTTTCTTGCCGGCCTGCAGACCATCAACCCGGAGCTCTACGAAGCGGCGGCCATCGACGGCGCCAGCGCCTGGCAGCGCTTCTGGTATGTGACCTTGCCCGGGATCCGTCCGATCATCGTCGTAGTCCTCGTCTTTTCCGTGATCGTGACCTTCTCCGACTTCCAGGTGGTGTACGTGCTGACGCGCGGCGGCCCCGCCAACAGCACCCACCTGTTTGCCACCTATGCCTACCAGGTGGCCATGATGGGCACGCGGCTCGGCCTGGGCGCGGCGGTCTCGCTCTTCATGTTCCCGGTGCTGGCGGTGCTGATCATTCTCCAGCTGCTGTACGTGCGGCGGGAGCACGCATAG
- the phoU gene encoding phosphate signaling complex protein PhoU → MRTRFHQGLDELKEKLLRMGGMAESAVERAVQAYIRRDTSLAKSVLTDEAAINNIERDIDELALDLLAMQQPMAIDLRFITAVMKINADLERVGDQAVNIAERALDAAGLPHVDLPVDVPRMARTATGMVHDALQSFIDAKAETAEALLKADDIVDDMNREIARAMLDWMTNDPQTTRQAMNALLIARNLERVADHATNIAEDVIFWVRGADVRHQGSASLPR, encoded by the coding sequence ATGCGCACGCGCTTCCATCAGGGCCTCGACGAGTTGAAGGAAAAGTTGCTCCGCATGGGGGGCATGGCGGAGAGCGCGGTGGAGCGCGCGGTGCAGGCCTACATCCGCCGCGACACCTCACTCGCCAAGTCCGTGCTCACCGACGAAGCCGCCATCAACAACATCGAGCGCGACATCGACGAGCTGGCGCTGGACCTGCTCGCCATGCAGCAACCCATGGCCATCGACCTGCGCTTCATCACCGCCGTCATGAAGATCAACGCCGACCTGGAGCGGGTCGGGGACCAGGCGGTGAACATCGCCGAGCGCGCCCTCGACGCCGCCGGGCTCCCGCATGTCGACCTTCCGGTGGACGTCCCGCGCATGGCCCGCACCGCCACCGGGATGGTCCACGACGCCTTGCAATCGTTCATCGATGCCAAGGCGGAGACGGCGGAAGCGCTCCTCAAGGCGGACGACATCGTGGATGACATGAACCGAGAGATCGCGCGCGCGATGCTGGACTGGATGACCAACGACCCCCAGACCACGCGCCAGGCGATGAACGCCTTGCTGATCGCGCGGAACCTGGAACGGGTGGCAGACCACGCCACCAACATCGCCGAGGATGTCATCTTTTGGGTGCGGGGCGCGGATGTGCGCCACCAGGGTTCCGCCAGCCTGCCACGCTAG